The genomic interval GCCAAACCGCTAATAGCTTCATTATCTGTTTAAAACACACCATTTAGGAAGCACTTTGGCGTTTTTCGATTCTTATGCGATAAAATGTTAGCTGCTAATAGCGTTGGCAAATAGTTTCAataaattcatataaaacaaaactatatttgtgcgaaaatgtaaataaacattgaGCTAGCATTTAGCGCGCGCTGAGACGACTAGGCAATTCTCGCATTTTCTCTCACCTTTCTCCGCGGCATGTTCCCTCTGATAAATCCAACCGCTGTCCTTTTCACACGTTTGTTAAACGGGTATatttgttatgtgttatctgaTATAATACAGCAGCAGTGTGTTCATaagtttgtgtgtttctgttctCGCCAATTGTTCACTCTCTCGCGACTCGCGCCACACTGGACCACAGCGGAAGTGACGTAGAGACGAAAAACATGGCGACGCTAAGGCGCCGACCAATGTGAGGAAtgttcattgttgttttttatgttttaacatATTGGTACAGATTACAGAGAcaaagattttttcttttagatATTAATTCAAATTACGTTAATTTTGTAGCTTTGTCTTCTAGGTAAATTTCATCTTCACAAAGTCATAGCAGTTCATTGTAAACCTAAATTTAGTAACGTTAGCCTATGCTTCCTAGGTAAAATCCCCTTTTACCAAcatttgggttaaatgtttgcccaacctgctgggcagttttatttaactcaactattttttttttttttttaattactgtattgcatgcttaaaataaacccagaATATATTggaaactaaaatgtattaatatgtttaataaatggacattgattaataattttaatgaataataattaaacaataaacatttattaaattgcttattaattgattttgattattattgttgcctctaataattatgtctgatttttaatttccaacctattttaggttcattttaagccagccatatagtaatttttaaatagttgggttaaataaaactacccagcaggttggacaaaaatttaacccaactgctgggtttcttcattttcaacccaacttgggttgtttttaacccagcattttgaGTGTATACAAAATGATTCAATCCCCAAAAGTAAAATTTTATAGAGAATTTATATATAGAGAATATACTACTGTTTTAAGTTGTTTATACAAATACAAGTTTTAGAAATAAATAGTTGTTATGcgaaaaatgtgtttaaaataatCCAAACATTCTGTTTCATGTGATATTATGTGCACAAAGCTAAATTGACtgatatttgcatttaaataaggccatttttattagtttcatgttatttttatttatttatttatttttattttatttatttttttgctgtttacatGCATTTCTTTTCCTGTTCTctgttttcattatttgtttaaatattataaaaatgatgTACATTTTACATTGCAAAACATTGACTTAATGCACACAATCTACAGATGGCGCTGCAGGACCCCCACTTAAAATGAGACCGCATTACTGACATGAACTGGATTCATTAACATCAGCTCTAGGGGAAACACAGAAATCTCTTAATATTAACCACTCCAGTCCATGTGgggaattaaaaacaaaaaaaaaacaaaaaaaaaaacgattgtTTGTGACAAGAATAAAACTAAATGCAAAGAAGTTAATGATTTTATCCAATCATTTTCCCCCTTCCCCTaatttattgaactgaattgtgTTTTaactctttatttaaaaaaaaaaacatgggcTTTAAAGGTATGTTTACGCGACAATGATAAAagcagaaaagtttttcctttgcgtttttcacgtacagacgacaactttgtcaaaacgatccccattcacactgatccgcaaaaatgacaaaaaaagctgtattatgctgccaggccagtagttggcgatgtcactttgtaaataaacactacacgcctatagactgaacacgtaatacgcatgcacatgacgtcaccattttcacaaattagtgtttttgtagtttaaacGGAGACtataatggtatcgttttcaataacttgcattttaaaacttgttttcaaaagtttgcattttcaggcccccaaaacacagtgtaaatgaacggccaaaatgcataaaaagttttctgtgttGTGTAAACtgcccttaaagggatagttcatgaCTAAATAAATGagataaatgaaaattattccatgatttattcaccctcaagccatcctaggtgtatatgactatcttctttcagattaacacaatcagagatatattgaaaaatatccttagtcctccaaggtttataatggttgtgaatggtagccCAAATTCTGAAGCCGAAAGCCATACGCACGTAGTACAGTGCCATGACGTTCTATACGTGTTGcacaaatgcatcgattcagttcagaaggactttattaaccccctggagtcgtatgaattcattttttttatggatggatgcattttttctgtcttcagaatctGGGCTGCCATTCCCAACGATTATAAACCTTGGATGGCTAACACCGTGttctaaccagacgcgatgcaaTAAGATTCCAGCAAcaagcaatttgactgtccacactagatgCGGCGCGACAATGAGAAGCgacaaaatcaataaaaaaatgcagccaatcagaagagagtgtgggcgggctctcggcaagagcacagcagacacaatgaaatgggcaagtatagtaaaattcataaacattacaccatttaaactttgtttaaagtacataccgagtgactgaaccaatctttgtcatagaatacacttgtttgttcgaattgagttgacagtttgaacattcttgtgcccatttatttattttcaagatctaaTGTGAATTAGccatgttgttttcattacagttaaaaagctgggaacacaaaatgatattcaaactcacattagatgcttttaacattaaataaagcacataaacagtacctgattttatcattgccatactttgtgttgctgttccagccgCAACAtcgcggagaaatagaaaccgtttctaaaattgAATCGTTGCTTGTTGCCGTTGCGGCTGGTTACGAcaaaaacatggaaaagataccttttatcgcgtgTCGCCGCGTcgcgtcgcgtctggttaggacacggtttaaggatatttttaaatatatctctgattgtgttcgtctgaaagaagatagtcacacctaggatggcttgagggtgagtaaatcatgcaATGATTTTAATTTTCGGGTAAATCTCTTTAAGCTACTGTGATGTTTGCATcggggtacgtttacatgaaaACTGAAAGGTTTTTCCTTCGCGTTTTTTGGATAtacgacaacattgtcaaaatgatctcCGTTCACACGGActcgtgaaaatgactaaaatgctgtattctgctgccaggccagtagttggcgatgtcactttgtaaagaaacacgtGTGTCTGAAAGACATCACCTTTTTCctaaattcacgtttttgtaatTAACATGGAGACAataatggtatcattttcaaaaacttgcactttgaaacacattttcaaaagtttgtgttttcaggtcCCCAACActctgttgttgtgtaaatgaacggccaaaacacatacgttttccatttttagtttaaaaagctgttgtgtaaatggcccccaagactcaaataaacatttgttgAGGTTTGCATCTGTTTCTCTCAGATTCTCACCAGGGGGAGGGTTTGTGTGAAAGGGAATATCACGGTCTGGGTAAGGGTAGAAACTACAGTGATTTTCCCGAGTGTTCCACCACCTCCTTTAAATGGGAAGAGCAGGGGAGTGGGGGTGAAGTGGTATGTTTCTCTCCTAACAGCTGATACCATCCATCCTAAAAATAGAACCAATCACTCAGCCAgccaagcacacacacactgagctcTCTCTAGTCAATTCTGTCTTCTCTAAAAGTTaggaaaataatttaaaacatttacagaaACTACGTCAACTCTAAGAGAAGTCAAGATGCCAAAGATTGTGAGACCAGAGGACTGGTAGGTGTGAACATGAGTGCTTATTTGAAATGGTAGAAGCCGCATGCTGATGTCTTCTCGAAGAGTACATGTGATTTTCACAATGAACTCTGAACTTAGACTTAAAATATATGGTTTCATCTTGTTAGATcagaaagttttgtttttaaagagtaACCAAATTAGAAATACATTGCTTAAATTggttcttttatttctttagtCAACCAGCCAGAACTCTGTGGTACGACCGGAAAAAGTACGTCACAATCAACTTTGTGGTTCAAAACCCAAAAGATGTTCAGGTAGATATTCAGgacacaaaaattattttgaggtaagaaaattatatattttccaGTATGTattatatcaaatatttatttatttttatgttgtttttgtgtttttctcagtAATATCCAATAGGAAATTCAGACTGAAGTGATTCTCAGGCACAGCAATGAGATAAAATACAAAGCAAATACAGAATTTTTCTTACATacagtcttaaaaataaaggttccaaaagggtgtTTTCACGGTGATGCCattgaagaaccatttttgtttccccaaaaaaacctttcagtcaacagttcttaaaaaaataaaacattttttccttagtgtgaagaacattttgcaATCCAGAGAACTTTGTTTTTCCagtgtaaagaaccttttgtgcattgaaaagtTTCCATGCTTGTTAAATGTTGGAACCATCAATGAcattaaagaacctttatttttaagagtgtatctTGCTTCTCAAAATTGCAATagtaatatgtattatataccattcacattcattttatagctctatacTCTTTCTGAATGCTCTATTGCTcaatagcattgttttatttatcctaAAGagttttaggagaaacatctgagtaAAACTTGAATAAAACACAACTGAGAGCTCCAATAAGTCTcctgagctaaaaaaaaaaaaaaaaagagcagcatttgagctataaaataaaacattgggATTTTGACATGATGGATAATAGGTGTTTTTTGGCACTGAAACTTTCAGGTAAAGAATGTATTGAGCTACAGTATATTTACAAGGAAGGAAATGtctaaagtaataataataataattcatgtttttttttttcagctgtaaAGATGTGGATGACAACAATATCTACAATGAGATTGAATTTTATGACCGCGTATTTAAATCTGTAAGTATCTTACCATCTTTTTGTGATATAAACCCTGAAGCTTGTAGTACGTGTGCATATTTAATTCAGGTGGCATAGTAAATGTAtagacatttaaacatattattgtgttttattgaCAATACAGGCTTGTTTTTTGACCCACAGAGCACAAAATAAGTGAAATGTGTAAATGAAATTTCATTCATGACATCTTTGTGGATGATGCTCTTTTAGGATTCAAGGGAGAAGGTCTTTGACCGAACAATTAATGTCTTAATAAGGAAAGTAAAGGAAAATGTGGCATGGCCACGACTCCAGAAAGATCTAGCAAaggtatctatctatctatctatctatctatctatctacctttctatcatctgtctgtctgtcatccaaTCCATCAATCTATTTCATTCCTCTGAGCTCTCTTTCTTTGCCCTTTCAGCCAGCATGGCTGTTAGTAGACTTTGATAACTGGAGGGACTGGGAAAATGAGGAGGAAGATGGCATGGCAGAATATGATCAGTATATGGATGTAAGTCTCTTAATCTGGGTGATGCAATTATCATTTTGGATGATACTGTTATCATTTCACTTATTGTCACGGGATGTTGCATGTTGAGATcataataaatttataaattttCTATAAAATGTAATGACTTTTGTAATGCAGATGCTTAATGAAATGAAGAACAAAGGAGAGCCACCTGCCATGGATGACCTGGATGATCTTGTAAGTACCAGAAACAGTATCAAATGGTTATGCAGTCTTTAGtaatttcatttcagttttgaaGTCATCACaggacacttttttttctttttcttcacaGAGTGACTGAGTGGAGCACCATTATCCAAGATGGATCTTTACGGCCCAGTTTTTCTAAATGTTATGAATGCAGTAAAAGCCAATTCACACTGCCCCGATAAACTTGCAATAGATTTTGGGTTTTGTTGCACATAAACATAAACCCTGTTGTTGGCATTGTGAGCTAGACTAACCGTATGTAATATGTAACTGTCACATGTTTACCTTAGATTTTCTTGACTTCCTTGCAAAACAAATCATTGTTTCTTTGTGAGAAACAAAATTagttgtgtatttattttctatttgtgCTGTTATAAATACAACTGAGGAAATTGCTTATGTATATTCGTATGctataaaatgtatgttttctaCATTAAAGACTTTAATGTCATTATCTGTGATGCTTTAGTATTGTGATATGTATTTGTGCTGATATTTGTGTGTACAAGTGGCATctgcaatcaatcaatcaatcaatcaatcaaaccttaaatatcaatcaatcaatcaaacttTTATTCAACCAGTCTCAAGGTGATTGTTCGAAAACTACCAAGTCTCCAAATATATTTGACTTAATTATTAGCAGTATCcatttttttataatgcaaaacttaacattaaagggttagttcacccaaaaatgaaaattctgtcatttattactcaccctcatgccattccacacccgtaagacctttgttaatcttcggaacgcaaattaagatatttttgttgaaatccgatggctcagtgaggcctgcatagctagcaatgacatttcctctctcaagatccattaatgtactaaaaacatatttaaatcagttcatgtgagtacagtggttcaatattaacattataaagcgatgagaatatttttggtgcaccaaaaaaacaaaataacggctTATATAGTgaaggccgatttcaaaacactgcttcaggaagcttcggagcataatgaatcagcgtgtcaaaacagcggttcagagcgccaaagacacgtgattttagcagtttggcggtttgacacgcaatccgaatcatgattcgacacaaaagattcataacgctccgaagcttcctgaagcagtgtttcgaaatcggccatcactatataagtcgttattttgtttttttggcgcaccaaaaatattctcgtcgctttataatattaatattgaaccactgtactcacatgaaccgatttaaatatgtttttagtacatttgtAACAAGTTTGTGAcaacattaatggatcttgagagaggaaatgtcattgctggctatgcaggcctcactgagccatcagatttcaacaaaaatatcttaatttgtgttccaaagatgaacgaaggtcttacaggtgtggaacgccatgagggtgagtaataaatgacattattttcatttttgggtgaactaaccctttaacattttgtaaaatattttgcattaaaattgtgcttgcttttattttgttatataatgcaAATCTATTTGTATAATTGTCCAAATATGTTTTGGGGCCTTGATGCTAATAAATGATCATACATTCACAAAACATGCAATTTATTGTCTTAAATAagtatagttttatatttaatccAAGAAGAAGAGACAGAATAAATCATAGGCTCACCTTTTGCCCATTGACCAGCCTGTGCTCCTGCAAGCACAGCAGGCCTGTTAGCACAAGCGTTCACTGTTACGCATGGACAACTGTTGCTCAACTCTTCTTATGCAGCAGGATTGTGCCATCTTTCAGCAACTACGTCAGCCAACAAAGGTGACCCCTCGATTTAGGCCAAATGGACCTGTAAGTCTGTtcgagtatgtgtgtgtgtgaaaaggCCTTTGCTAGTTTATTATAGATCATTCATGCAATGAACCGGAAAACAGGTCAAGTAgtcattaatctttttttaactgACTCTTTGTATCATTGTACAAGCAGGAGTCCATTGGCCAAATCTTGTTTATCACTGCGTACAAAGAGGAAGAGACCCACTCAGGACTGTACAACAGCGATAAAAAAAGATAAGGAGAGAATGATTACTTGGGTGAAAGGAAAATATCATATGATTATAGTGCTAGCGTATCGTGATTTCttgcaacattttaaaattccgTCATCATATACTAACcttcatattgttccaaacttgtatgactttcattCCTCTAAGGAATGCAAAAGAAGACATTTAGAAGAATATGCTGGGTGTTCTTTTACAATGAATGGGGACTGAAGCTTTTAAGGACACAAAACCAacataaaaatatcataaattTTGTGAATctgacttgtgcactatattcctaGTCAACTGAAGTCaaacaatagctttgtgtgaggaacagacccaGATTTAGGTTGTTATTCACTAAAAACTAAAGTCCTCTTCAGCACATTAATGAGTGTTCTTGAGGAAAGTAGCAATCTGTAtagtttttttggggggttgtttacacgacaacgttTTCACCTAAAAacggaatactttttgtgcgtttTATGCGTTTATAGACCTGAATGCTCAAACCTTTGAAAACgggattcaaagtgcaagttatTGACAACGATACAtaatcatctctgtgtaaactacaaacaTGCGAATTTGTAAAAATTGTGATGTCACACATTTAAAGTAAACAAATTCACAAAAAGGAAAGTTTCTGTTAAACaggttaattgtattaaaagggcagctataaacaagccagtgttgagcagcaaacaggtatttgaagctgctggtgtctctggagtcttgagAACCTCTCCATGCCTGCTGGCAGCTGtgtgtaaaattgcattttaaccacccttaaccaaacctcacaaagagaaacatttacagtgggtgtagaaatatgtttttaaacagttttattgctgtggtgttttttgcagcatgggatagtgcatagtgcattgtatttcagaaggcattATCCTTCTTTTCATACCatagctgaaaatggccagttatacactccacatatcttgatgaagtcattttgacaccctcagagaccccaaagggaccttccatctcacttcccaatattccagcccaaatcatcacccaccagctccctgctgacgtcacagtcttgttggaacgtggtggccattcaccaaccatccagaaatccatccatccagagaccatccattgtagtacggcattcgtcagtgaataaaactatttaaaaatgagtcttcatttatttctacacccactgcaaatgtttctctttgtgaggtttggttagaggtggctgaaatgcaactttacgcacaactgccagcctgcatggagagcttcttgaggCACCAGCAGcatcaaatacctgtttgctgcttaacactggcttttttataactgctcttttaatacaaattttttttttgacaggaactttccttaataagcctttatctgaccgagttctgctgtgctctaaatcagtCACAAGTCTTATGATAATTCGATAAtctgcattcagttttcacacaatattagttgttttcatgccttttgcacaacattgcaccatttcattcttttcatcttcggaaagatctttcttcctccccatattgcatgagaactgtgacttgcttaataatgtggaacaacctctcagtagggtttccatttaactaagtagacctggcaaattatttttgtctgagattgataccagttatctaaaaagacatggataaataaacaaacaaacactttcttagaaaaactaaaatctgtatgtttattgtactgaaatcctactgatatgtcactagcataataatttggaacacagtgcaTATGAATTTTGGAAAAGGTTTGAAAATGGTTTGTCCCACTGAGTAAACAAAAATCTCCCACTTGAACACTTTGGCCAAACTCCGGAAAAATGTCATCtaagtagacaagtggtcaagtgcaaaAAGATCATGTTCACAGATCATAATTTTGGTGCTTTTGCATTTTGAAACGTTTTGAAGATTGAAAGCTTCTGACCCATTAGGAACTACTACAGTACTTGCtgctgtgaaaaagaagtgtgcttaattgtaatGAATGTGCAcatgtagtgtacttcaaaccttaaatgtatatttttaagaaactgtacttgcagtatataataaaatagttatgaaataaaaggccacttacgTGTACTAAAAGTGAAAACTCATTCATGACTATATGGGCCTGTCCAAACCCACACTTGCAGTTtttgcacttgaccacttgtctacttaGATGACATTTTTCCGGAGTTTGGCCAAAGTGTTCAAGTGGGAGATTTTTGTTTACTCAGTGGGACAAACCATTTTCAAACCTTTTCCAAAATTCATAtgcactgtgttccaaattattatgctagtgacatatcagtaggatttcagtacaataaacatacagattttagtttttctaagaaagtgtttgtttgtttatttatccatgtctttttaggtaactggtatcaatctcagacaaaaataatttgccaggtctacttagttaaatggaaaccctacttagaggttgttccacattattaagcaagtcacagttctcatgcaatatggggaggaagaaagatctttctgaagatgaaaagaatgaaatggtgcaatgttgtgcaaaaggcatgaaaacaactaatattgtgtgaaaactgaatgcagattatcgaattatcataagatttgtgagtgatttagagcacagcagaactcggtcagataaaggcttattaaggaaagttcctgtcaaaaaaaaataattgtattaaaagagcagctataaaaaagcaagtgttgagcagcaaacaggtatttgatgCTGCTGGTGCCTCAAGAAGCTCtacatgcaggctggcagttgtgcgtaaagttgcatttcagccacctctaaccaaacctcacaaagagaaacatttgcagtgggtgtagaaataaatgaagactcatttttaaatagttttattcactgacgaatgccgtactacaatggatggtctctagatggatggatttctggatggttggtgaatggccaccacgttccaacaagactgtgacgtcagcagggagctggcgggtgatgatttgggctggaatattgggaagtgagatggaaggtccctttggggtctctgagggtgtcaaaatgacttcatcaagatatgtggagtttatatttggccattttcagctatggtataaaaagaaggatagtgccttctgaaatacaatgcactatgcactatcccatgctgcaaaaaacaccacagcaataaaactgtttaaaaaagtatttctacacccactgtaaatgtttctctttgtgaggtttggttaagggtggttaaaatgcaattttacacacagctgccagcctgcatggagaggttctcaagactccagagacaccagcagcttcaaatacctgtttgctgctcaacactggcttttttatagctgcccttttaatacaattaacctGTTTAacagaaactttccttaataagcctttatctgaccgagttctgctgtgctctaaatcactcacaaatcttatgatagttcaataatctgcattcagttttcacacaatattagttgtttttgtgccttttgcacaacattgcaccatttcatgcttttcatcttcagaaagatctttctttctccccatattgcatgagaactgtgacttgcttaataatgtggaacaacctctaagtagggtttccatttacctaaggaaacatttgtattgtaaaatgttaagtGTTACATTTACCTGCAACACTTAACATTTTACAACCAAATATGTAACATCGAATTATTTTAACTTACACTGGAAAGACATGACGTGAAATCTAGGCATGCAAGTTCCTGAACGCTTAGCCTCAAAGACCTCGAAGTGGTATTTTGTGTGCATTAAATGTACTGCGCTTTGGCATTTTTTAGACCAGGGACAGTCTTGGGCACTTACTTCCTTTCGTGTGCAAGTGCTCTCAAGTGGCCAAAATCGCAAGTGTTGATATTTGGACGGGGCCTAAGTCCAAATATGGGGACTGTTCTAAACTGCaatttcattacaaatgtgcaattacaaaaactgatttaaatacaaGACATacaagttttaataaaaatgttattaaagtatatttactATTAAATGTCTCAGCAGTAGGcatacactttaaccatatttcaaagacaatagaggGTAAAAAAGCATTCGTAAGTTAAATTTTCtgcatttaatatgaatttaacctataatacattttcatttaatcgcaaaataacatgcaattaagtgtccgcaaacattacattcagttcacacttaagtatattatttccataagtactctttttaaaagtatgctaaagtctACTTCTTTCCACAAGGGTGCATGGAAGTACATTTCACCATCTAACAGAAGAAATGAAGTCAtattcgaaacacaaatgaagatattttaaatgcaatctgagagatttctgtcacAACTTCCACTTTGTCActtcaaaacgttcataaagagatcataaaactaatcttTATGAATCGAGCGATTAAGTATTATGGGTTtgcaatgacatgagggtgagtaaatgacagaatttttatttttgg from Ctenopharyngodon idella isolate HZGC_01 chromosome 12, HZGC01, whole genome shotgun sequence carries:
- the ptges3l gene encoding putative protein PTGES3L isoform X1, with protein sequence MPKIVRPEDCQPARTLWYDRKKYVTINFVVQNPKDVQVDIQDTKIILSCKDVDDNNIYNEIEFYDRVFKSDSREKVFDRTINVLIRKVKENVAWPRLQKDLAKPAWLLVDFDNWRDWENEEEDGMAEYDQYMDMLNEMKNKGEPPAMDDLDDLSD
- the ptges3l gene encoding putative protein PTGES3L isoform X2 gives rise to the protein MATLRRRPIQPARTLWYDRKKYVTINFVVQNPKDVQVDIQDTKIILSCKDVDDNNIYNEIEFYDRVFKSDSREKVFDRTINVLIRKVKENVAWPRLQKDLAKPAWLLVDFDNWRDWENEEEDGMAEYDQYMDMLNEMKNKGEPPAMDDLDDLSD